In Penaeus chinensis breed Huanghai No. 1 chromosome 41, ASM1920278v2, whole genome shotgun sequence, the genomic window cgctaggatacggtctattgtggacttgccaggagtgactccaggctgctccagtctctggtgccttagttggTGGTCCCGGATCCGTTtcagaatgtgggtgaaaaccttgcctggtatactgagtagtgtgaaGCCACGTTAGTTGCTACAGTCtatctggtacagctgctcaaaatactcaaaatcccaacatgatctgagaagatctggccatccactgagcgtactgcagtcatctgcgaggagggcttagagcttagttttctcagggcttggtaggcagggcgaaagtcatttaccaagaaatggcattcaatctcctcagcaaggttcctacgcacaaaaacatacactctcacacacacacacacacacacacacacacacacacacacacacacacacacacacacgcacacacatatatatatatagaatatgccgAAAGCCTCGACATGGCAGTTGCCAATACCTTCTACCAAAAGAGAAAGGAACATCTCATCACATACAAGAGTGGGCAACATGCCACACAGATTGACTTCTTGATAATAAGAAGAGCGGACCTGGAGAGTGTCAGGAATTGTAAGGTCATTCCAGGAGAGGCAGTTGTGGCACAGCATAGACTCCTATGTGTGGTGCTCAAGATCAgacaagagaagaaacgaaagttAGAAACACAGAAACGGATCAAGATCTAGAAACTGAAAGGGGGCAAGATCACAGAGTTTCATGAAAAAGTTAGAGAAAAGCGAGTgtcagaaacagagacagcgcAAGAAAATTGGCAATCCTTGAAAAGCGCCCTACTGGAAGCAGCAGGAGAGGTATGTGGTACCAACAAAGGAGGGAAGTACCAAGGAAGGGAGACATGGTGGTGGAGCACAGAAGTGCAAAAAACTATTAGAAGGAAAAGATTGCCTTCAAGGCATGCCAGAGGGATAGAGATGAAGACCTGAGAGAGGcgtataaagaggccaagagagaAGCTAAAATAGCGGTGGCCAAGGACAAGAAaaccgaggaaggagagagaataatatacAAAGTGGCAAAACAAAGAGCACAAAACAGACAGGACGTGGGAGAGGTATCTGTGATAAAGGACAAAACTGGAGTCTTACTGACAGATGAGAATAAGAtcaaggaaagatgaagggagtACTTTAGCAACCTGCTGAATGTGGAAAATGGGTGGGACCCACTCCAGGATTGCCCACCGCCTGATATAAAtgagaaggaagtagaagaagcaatgaagaaaatgaagagcggGAGGGCAACAGGGTgctctggacacacacacacacacacacacacacacacacacacacacacacacacacacacacacacacacacacacacacacacacacacacacacctagtgcTAAAACacctagggaaggagggaatccaAAGGGTCACGTCATTCCTTCAGAAAGTATGGGACACAGAGAAGATGCCAGCAGAATGGGAATAAGTGAACTAGTCACCATTTACAAGAGGAAAGGGGACTCACTGGACTGCGGGAACTTCAGAGGCATCAAGCTCCTAGAACATGTTATGAAGATACTGGAGAAGGCAATAGAGGGAAGGTTACATGGACTGGTATCGGTAAACGATATGCAGTTTGGCTTTAACCCAGGTAGGGGAACGATGGACGCTGCCTTTATTATAAAGCAACAGCAGGAAAAGCATCTCGAAGTGAACAGGGACTTATATTACACTTTAGTGGACCTAGAGAAGGCGTGCGACCGGGTCCCTAGAGACCTGGTGTACTGGTGCCTCAGACAGCAAAAAGTCCCAGAGAAACTGATAAGGATGGTTGAACCACATATTGAGGAGCAAGGACCGCTGTGAGAACAAAATATGGCAGAACAGACGAGTTCACGATCGGAGTCGGTCTGCACCAAGGGTCTTACTTAGTCCCTTCCTCTTTACCGTGGTACTGGACGTCATCAGTGAGAACTTCCGCACAGGCCTGCCATGAGAGCTACTGTTTACAGACGACTTAATACTAATGGCAGACAGTGAGGAGGAGCTGCAGAGAAGATGCCTGAGGTGGCAGATTGGAATAGAGAGCAAGGATTTGAAGGTAAATACCAAGAAGACTGAATTTATGTCAAGCAGCAGGAAGGATGTGGAAGGGAACATCAAAGACAAGGACAATGCTAGGCTCAAGCATGTCCAGGAGTTCAAATACCTTGGAGTGACCGTAGATGCCAGGGGAGGTTCGCAAGAGTGGCAGCAGCATGGAACAAGGGGAGAAAGCTGTCAGGTGTTATCAGTGACAGGAAGATGCCTAGGAAACTTAAGGTGAAGCTATACAGCCCTATAATACGACCTGTGTTCCTATATGGGGCAGAAGTATGGACAATgtgtaagaaggaggagaggatactAGAGGCGACAGAAATTAATATGTTGAGAAGAATCAAAGGCGTGAcgctgagagaaagggaaagaagtactGACATCAGGAGAGAATTGGGAGTGAGTGACATCAACGAGAAGGTCAAGAAGATAAGAATGAGATGGTACGGAcatgtgaagaggagagaaaaaggacatCCAGCAAAAGTGGCCATGTAAAGTATAGTACCAGGAAGAAGGCCAAGAGGAAGACcaaagaagagatggggggatAACGTGAAGGAGGACATGAGCCACTTAGGCGTGCGTCCGGAAGAGGCCctgggaagagagacggagacggaagaCCCGGGCGGCTGACCCTGCAGGGCGGTAccaacaaaaggaaaggaaaagatagaataaatacacacacacatatatatatatatatatatatatatatatatatatatatatatatatatatatgtgtgtgtgtgtgtgtgtgtgtgtgtgtgtgtgtgtgtgtgtgtgtgtgtgtgtgtgtgtgtgtgtgtgtacacatacatgcacacatagttcagtaacattatgtatatataaagctgaGTAataatatctatctctgtctctctctccctctctctttttatttatctctctccctctctctttctctctctcaggttgAAATTGGAAGCAGcataattagggaagattccaccagtctgcgggcgtggacgtcagcggaaggaaagataattcgcgccgacACAGGCCGtaagatggcctgtatcccactgatggcaggatagagcgttgttgttgtgtcccctggaaacagcgtacttatgttgagacaggcgcttatacacacacacataaccccccccccccccccgcacaaacacgcacgcacacacacacacacacacacacgcacgcacacgcacacgcacacgcacacgcacacgcacacgcgcacacacgcacacacgcacacacgcacacacgcacacacgcacacacgcacacacacacacacacacacacacacacacacacacacacacacacacacacacacacacacacacacacacactcacacggcaCCAATGGAATGTGATGAATACAAATGAGTGCCAATTAAATATTGGCTGTAGTTCTCCTATTTCAGAGAATTCCATTTTCAGAAAAAGGCTGAAATGCCATACCCCAAATTCATTTGTGCTTCACTTCATTACAAAGAGTCATTCATCCTCCAGGGAGCCAGTGGAAAAGCCAAAGGGGTGCTAATTGCAAGGAGGGAGGGGCTCCGATGGGAGGGTCATGAGACTACCACTGGCAGGGTTAAAAGGGCGCTGTTGGAAGGGCTGAGGGAGCACCACTGGAGGGGCCAAGAGGGCACCATTTGAAGGATTGAAGGTCAGTGGAAGATTTGAGGGGCACCGCTGGAAGGGCCTTGGGTGAGCCGCTGGTGGGTTTTGGGGCAATTTTGCATACAGCAATTATAAAAATTTATCTTATTTAGATATGCACAAATTTTCTCCTTACACTTTCTCTCTTCAACAAGCTCAaaatttgttttataatattccTGGCTCACTGAAAGCCTGGTGGCATAAAAGCTCATTCTCTGACCTCTATTTAGACAATGGATTCATAACAAATCAAAACATCCTCCTTAAAGGATCCTGTGTCTCTAAGTAACTTATTTTTGTGTCAGAATAATGCGTGTAATTTTGTAAGGTATAACAGACACAAATTGTATCTTAATTGATTCTTTGGTACTTGTTATAATTAAATAGAATTTGGAAAAGACAGTAACACACAGATATTACAATTGCAGAAGCCAAATCAGAAATGCATATTTTCCCTGTTACATCATTCTTTATAAAAACTGATTCTggacatatattaatacaaacaattatgaatataccaatatatattatTGAGCAATACTAGAAATATATAGTCTACATATCTTTTGTACTATAAAAAAGGCACAGAGTCCCACAATCTCAAACCCTCCTCAATGCATTACAGAACATTCTGCTTTAAATGCAATGAGATAAAACAATCTCCATCCTCATCAAATATCATCCAGTTCCTGCTAACAAATTAATTTTCTTGATTGGTAACAGACACTTCATTTTACAAGGGTTAGGAGAAGATGTGAACCTTCAAAAAATACTTCCACAAATGTAAAGGAAACCTAACATATATAATGGACTACATGAATTCCTTACCATATTAGACGAGATACTGTAGCAATTACACTGAAATTTAAATCCTTATGACAGcccattttatttcatattacatataaataagtgcATCAATGAAGAAACAacaatgaataaaacataaataacatgAAGGATAACAAATACAGACCAGGATTCAATCCTGTGAGCCGGATGCAAAGTTCTGTAACAGGTTTTTAAATTCAGGATTCTAAAATTCTGGGATACATTTTGGCAAGCAAGACATGCATACACCAAACCTTCAGTAAAATTTAATTATGGGACCATCTAATTTAAAAGTATTTGTATTGGACTTATATGCTCAGCAATATATCTCATTTAAGCTTATACAAACAAGATACTAGAAAAAACTTTTTAAATGATGGAAGATAGAAACTCTGTTTTAAAAGGAAGTTAAATATGAAGAAAGTTTACCTtatttctccatttatctttAAATATTCATCTCAAAAAACTACAAAGGCCTAACTCTATACTGTATACAAAATTTGGTTCACATGAAACCTGTGTCAACATGCACCATAAAAAAGTATATGCATTATGAATAGTCAATAAATGAGCAAAACAACAGAACCAGCTCAAGCACCTCTTCCCCTGCAAATTCAATTATTACTCTGTATTACACCTTGTTCCTGCTTCATAGACAAATAGTAATGAGAAGGTCTAGTGAAACTGCAGGTTGGCAGGAGACTATACAGATCTTCTATGTCACACGGCATGATACCACTGCTTTCACTGAGGTGTTCTGACCCAGCTTTTGGGCCCGTACCAAAACTATGGCAAGAACTGCAGTCTTTTTTACCCTTGCAGTCATATTTGATGTTTTCAGATCTAATCACAGCCCTTGCATCACCATTTATACTGCAATCTTTACTGCCAATGCCTGATAAATTTAGTTTTGGTTTCCATTCTTCATGATCTTTgtttgtatgcatagatatagcctgaaatttttttctttcactactGAGGTTCAAAGAATTATGCAAGATTTCCCTTTCAGGTACAAATTTATTTACCACCTTACTGGAAGTTTCAGTTTCACAAGATTGACTGCTCTGTCTGTGTATGAACACCTGAGAGGCAGATACTAACTGGCAGGCAGCACTTGGTCTACCTAATACCACCTCCTTCAATACATTGTCCAGAATATTTGTACTGTGTGGGACAAATTTCTTGATTAATGTAGAAACTTCCTCTGCACTTGTTGAAGTGAATGGGCAGCCTCTCACCTCAGTTGGTTGAGGGTGACATGCCTGTAAGAAATTAAGAAATggagtttgtatttgtatttcccAACAAGCTGCATTGAGCTCACTTAATCCCTGAATAGATGGCATGTACAAAAATTGTGTACTTGCATTATGGTTTTAATTGTGTAGAGTCACTGTGGGCA contains:
- the LOC125047441 gene encoding uncharacterized protein LOC125047441, which encodes MGHREDASRMGISELVTIYKRKGDSLDCGNFRGIKLLEHVMKILEKAIEGRLHGLVSVNDMQFGFNPGRGTMDAAFIIKQQQEKHLEVNRDLYYTLVDLEKACDRVPRDLVYWCLRQQKVPEKLIRMVEPHIEEQGPL
- the LOC125047442 gene encoding uncharacterized protein LOC125047442, whose amino-acid sequence is MADSEEELQRRCLRWQIGIESKDLKVNTKKTEFMSSSRKDVEGNIKDKDNARLKHVQEFKYLGVTVDARGEVWTMCKKEERILEATEINMLRRIKGVTLRERERSTDIRRELGVSDINEKVKKIRMRWYGHKKAEMPYPKFICASLHYKESFILQGASGKAKGVLIARREGLRWEGHETTTGRVKRALLEGLREHHWRGQEGTI